The genomic stretch TGACTTTACGGCTATGCGTCCTAATCAGCTTTGGGTAGCCGATTTTACCTATGTCGCTACCTGGTCTGGCTTCGTTTACGTTGCGTTCGTTATCGATGTTTATGCACGCTGTATCGTGGGTTGGCGTGTAGCGACGTCGATGAGAACGGCACTGGTGCTGGACGCTCTGGAGCAAGCTCTGTGGGCACGAAAACACAGACAAGGGTTGATCCATCATAGTGATAGGGGAAGCCAATATCTCTCGATCCGCTACACCGAGCGTATGGCTGACGAGGGTATCAATGCCTCAGTCGGCACCACCGGCGACTCCTACGACAATGCGCTGGCTGAAACCATCATCGGCTTGTTCAAAACGGAGGTGATCCATCATCGTGGCCCATGGAGGGGACTGGATGCCGTTGAGTATGCCACGCTGGAGTGGGTTGACTGGTTCAACAACCGCCGACTGCTGGAACCCATCGGAAACGTTCCACCAGCAGAACGAGAAAGGACGTATTATCGTCAACTGGAAGAGTCGGGTGAAGCTGCTTGACTCAAACAAACCGGTCTCCGGAATAACCGGGGCGGTTCACCCAGAAAGATGCAAAGAAACTGGCCTCCAGTGGCCTCAAACCAAAAGCCCAGGAATTGTTGGCGCTGATCACAGAAGACCCTTACCGCAAGCCGCCTCCTTTCGAGAAACTCATTGGGGATCTTGCGGGGGCCTATTCACGGCGCATCAATATTCAGCATCGTCTGGTTTACCAAGTACTGGAAGAGGAACGGGTGGTGAAAGTTCTGAGGCTCTGGAGCCACTACGAATAATGCATAACCAACAACAGTGCATCAGTGTGTCTACCGCTGTGCCCTTTCAGCCGGCAGTTCAGGCGCGCCCATGCCATTCGTATCGCCCTAGCATCGGTAGATATTCAGCAGCCCGAAAAGACGCTACGTACTGTCATAGAGGTCGATGAATACCATGCCTAGTTTTACATCCGCCGTCAGGTAACCGCGAACACGGCCAACCACGAATCCCAACTTTGACAAGACGGCCCCAACCTATGACCCGCAAAACTCTAAGCCTCAAAACGAAAAGACCACCACAGCCCAAACCCACCAACGAAGTCGAAGACCCAACCCACAACGACCCCATAACACGCTTTCTAAACGGCACCGCTATTCATCCTTCCCCACGCCTGTATTTAGCGCCCAGTGATCAGCCCCGCACCGTGCGGGCGATGGATTTGATTACGCCCATCGGGATGGGGCAGCGGGGGTTGATTGTGGCACCGCCCGGTTCTGGCAAAACGACGCTGTTAAAGCATATCTGCCAAGCCGTGGCGGAGGCTTACCCGGAGATAAAGCTGTACGCATTGCTGATTGATGAGCGCCCGGAAGAAGTCACCGATTTTAAGCGCAGCGTGTCGGCTGACGTGCATGCCTCATCGTCCGATGAAAGCTACGCGCACCATGTGCGGATGGCTGATCAGCTGCTGGATAAAGCGCGACAGCAGGCAGGCGATGGGCACGATGTGATGATCGTGATCGATTCACTCACCAGGCTTTCGCGGGTTCACAATGCCGAGCAGCGGGGCAATGGGCGCACAATGTCGGGTGGGCTGGATTCCCGGGCGATGGAAATCCCCCGCAAGCTGTTTGGCGCGGCGCGAAAAATCGAAAACGGCGGTTCGCTCACCATTCTGGCCACCGTGCTGGTGGATACGGGAAGCCGTATGGATCAGGTGATTTTTGAGGAGTTTAAAGGGACGGGCAATATGGAGCTGGTGCTATCACGGGACGTGGCGAATCAACGAATTTTTCCGGCGATTGATATTGCCAAAAGCAGTACCCGCCGAGAAGAGCTGTTGATTGATGCTAAAGATATTGAAAAAGTACGCACCCTGCGCAGAGCGTTAACACCGCTTAAGCCCATAGAGGGCGCGCAGAAGCTGCTTGCGCTGTTGGAGAAATACCCCACGAATGCCGAGCTGTTGGAGGCTTTTTCGCCCGCTGAGTAGAGGTGAAGCTCACCCTTGTAGTCTTAAAAGTGAGCTTCTTTGTGAACGCTTAACGGCTGCTTTTTTTAACGTGGTTCAGGTTAGACGCGGGCACGGCTTTTTTGACCGGGAAGCCTTCCACTTCTTTGCGCTCAATCGTGTTTTTCAAGCGCCTTTCAATCGCACACAGGTTTTTAAAGTCGCTGATATCGACCAGCGAGATGGCTTCACCGGAGGCACCCGCTCGGCCGGTGCGGCCAATGCGGTGGATGTACTCTTCCGGCTGGAAGGGTAAATCGTAATTCACCACGCGGCTGAGTTCCCCAATATCCAACCCCCGCGCGGCGACGCCCGTAGCTACCAGGTACTTCAGTTCGCCCGATTTGAACTGATCCAACACCTTTTCACGCATGGCTTGGCTTCTGCCGCCATGGATGGAATCCGCTTGAATGCCGCGCTTTTCCAACTGAGCCACCAGCTTGGCCGCGTTGTGCTTTTTCTCGACGAAGATCAGCGCCTGATCCCACGCTTGCTCGGTGATTAGATGGCTCAACAGGGCGGACTTGGTGTCTTTGTCGACCGTGATCAGCCACTGTGTGATGGTGGCGGCGGCGCGCACGTTGGGCGCAATGGAGATGTTCGCCGCCATGTCGGTCATTTTGCTGTCTGAAAACGCGTGGGCGATGGCGCGCACGTCGTTGGTCATGGTGGCCGTGAACAGCAGGTTCTGACGGTTCTCCGGCAGGCGCACGATGATTTTGTGGATATCATCGA from Halomonas meridiana encodes the following:
- the rho gene encoding transcription termination factor Rho, whose protein sequence is MTRKTLSLKTKRPPQPKPTNEVEDPTHNDPITRFLNGTAIHPSPRLYLAPSDQPRTVRAMDLITPIGMGQRGLIVAPPGSGKTTLLKHICQAVAEAYPEIKLYALLIDERPEEVTDFKRSVSADVHASSSDESYAHHVRMADQLLDKARQQAGDGHDVMIVIDSLTRLSRVHNAEQRGNGRTMSGGLDSRAMEIPRKLFGAARKIENGGSLTILATVLVDTGSRMDQVIFEEFKGTGNMELVLSRDVANQRIFPAIDIAKSSTRREELLIDAKDIEKVRTLRRALTPLKPIEGAQKLLALLEKYPTNAELLEAFSPAE
- a CDS encoding DEAD/DEAH box helicase, which produces MPFAKLGLSSPLVQAITELGYKTPTPIQEQAIPAILSGKDLIATAQTGTGKTAAFVLPLLEQFSKAAEPLRGKRIRALILVPTRELAVQVEASVAQYAKHTPLTSMAAYGGVDTAPQKERLIEGVDILVATPGRLLDLAHQRALHFDELQVMVLDEADRMVDMGFVDDIHKIIVRLPENRQNLLFTATMTNDVRAIAHAFSDSKMTDMAANISIAPNVRAAATITQWLITVDKDTKSALLSHLITEQAWDQALIFVEKKHNAAKLVAQLEKRGIQADSIHGGRSQAMREKVLDQFKSGELKYLVATGVAARGLDIGELSRVVNYDLPFQPEEYIHRIGRTGRAGASGEAISLVDISDFKNLCAIERRLKNTIERKEVEGFPVKKAVPASNLNHVKKSSR